The following proteins are encoded in a genomic region of Pelodictyon phaeoclathratiforme BU-1:
- the gmd gene encoding GDP-mannose 4,6-dehydratase gives MKVALITGITGQDGSYLAELLLEKGYEVHGIKRRASSFNTQRIDHLYRDRHDIENEGSPVSHHSSLFLHYGDLTDSSNLTRIISEVQPDEVYNLGAQSHVAVSFESPEYTADVDAMGTLRLLEAIRFLGLEKKSRFYQASTSELFGLVQEIPQRESTPFYPRSPYAVAKLYAYWITVNYREAYGMYACNGILFNHESSRRGETFVTRKITRSLANITQGLEECLYVGNMNALRDWGHAKDYVRMQWMMLQQELPRDYVIATGVQYSVRQFIEKSAAQLGISIRWEGEGREEIGVIENLSTPYASLREGSVIVRVDARYFRPAEVETLLGDPAKAKADLGWVPEITLDEMVEEMVAHDLDLARRHALLKANGYIVEVSKES, from the coding sequence ATGAAAGTTGCTCTTATAACCGGTATAACCGGGCAGGATGGCTCTTATTTGGCGGAACTGCTGCTTGAGAAGGGGTATGAGGTGCATGGTATCAAGCGGCGGGCCAGCTCGTTTAATACCCAGCGGATTGATCATCTCTATCGTGATCGTCATGATATTGAAAATGAGGGCTCTCCGGTTTCTCATCACTCGTCGCTTTTTCTCCATTATGGTGACTTGACCGACAGCAGCAATCTGACTCGCATTATTTCGGAGGTGCAGCCTGATGAGGTCTATAATCTTGGTGCGCAGAGTCATGTTGCGGTGAGTTTTGAGTCGCCGGAGTATACGGCTGATGTTGATGCGATGGGTACGCTGCGTCTGCTTGAGGCGATTCGCTTTCTGGGGCTTGAGAAGAAAAGCCGTTTTTACCAGGCTTCGACGTCGGAGCTCTTTGGTTTGGTGCAGGAGATTCCGCAGCGGGAGAGTACCCCCTTTTATCCCCGCAGTCCCTATGCTGTGGCGAAGCTTTATGCCTACTGGATTACGGTGAACTATCGTGAGGCCTACGGGATGTACGCCTGCAACGGTATCTTGTTCAACCATGAGTCGTCGCGGCGGGGTGAGACTTTTGTGACGCGCAAGATTACGCGGAGTCTTGCCAATATCACCCAGGGGCTTGAGGAGTGCCTCTATGTCGGCAACATGAATGCCTTGCGCGACTGGGGCCATGCGAAGGATTATGTGCGGATGCAGTGGATGATGCTGCAGCAGGAGTTGCCGAGGGATTATGTGATTGCGACCGGTGTGCAGTACAGTGTTCGCCAGTTTATTGAAAAGTCGGCGGCGCAGCTTGGGATCTCCATTCGCTGGGAAGGGGAGGGGCGAGAGGAGATTGGCGTTATTGAGAACCTTTCCACTCCGTATGCATCGCTCCGTGAGGGGAGTGTGATTGTCCGGGTTGATGCGCGTTACTTCCGTCCTGCGGAGGTGGAGACGCTGCTTGGTGACCCGGCAAAGGCGAAGGCTGATCTGGGTTGGGTGCCGGAAATCACGCTCGACGAGATGGTTGAGGAGATGGTTGCGCATGATCTTGATCTTGCCCGCCGCCATGCCCTCCTCAAAGCCAACGGCTATATCGTAGAAGTCAGCAAGGAGAGCTGA
- a CDS encoding DUF4258 domain-containing protein, with product MTGCICWAGCAIFGAGLGLLPGGWVLRAFNDPDYIESYDDGTRHYLKKIVENENRWLRVVVNVDVIPNKGVTAFFDRRLRGKA from the coding sequence TTGACTGGGTGTATTTGCTGGGCGGGTTGTGCCATTTTTGGTGCTGGGTTGGGCCTGCTGCCTGGCGGCTGGGTGCTGCGAGCGTTTAACGATCCTGATTATATTGAGAGTTACGATGATGGTACAAGGCATTATCTGAAAAAAATTGTTGAAAATGAAAACAGATGGTTAAGAGTTGTGGTTAATGTAGATGTGATTCCGAACAAGGGTGTAACAGCATTTTTTGATCGTAGATTAAGGGGGAAAGCATGA
- a CDS encoding DUF2283 domain-containing protein: MKITVDKETDTLYFRLDENKIVESEEVRPGVIFDYDENDAVIGVEFLNVSSRTTKEDLSNMQFESA; this comes from the coding sequence ATGAAAATTACAGTTGATAAGGAAACTGATACCCTTTATTTTCGGCTTGATGAAAATAAGATAGTCGAATCTGAAGAAGTGAGGCCGGGTGTGATTTTTGATTATGATGAAAACGATGCGGTTATAGGTGTAGAGTTTCTTAATGTATCGTCAAGAACAACAAAAGAGGATTTATCGAATATGCAATTTGAGTCAGCGTAA
- a CDS encoding helix-turn-helix domain-containing protein, which produces MDDLQYQPVPYNVEEEIRKNLQDENFRREYEALEPKYALIRELLSARQHSGMTQEAVALKIGTTKSAISRLESGSKHSPSLTTLRKYAKAVNCELEIKLKPKQQPKTI; this is translated from the coding sequence ATGGATGATCTGCAATACCAGCCAGTACCATACAATGTTGAGGAGGAGATACGCAAAAACCTTCAAGACGAGAATTTTCGCAGAGAATATGAAGCACTGGAACCAAAATACGCATTGATCAGGGAGCTGTTATCTGCACGACAGCACTCAGGCATGACGCAAGAAGCTGTGGCTCTGAAAATCGGGACGACCAAAAGTGCCATCTCCAGACTGGAATCCGGCAGCAAGCATTCCCCCTCTCTTACCACACTGAGAAAATACGCTAAAGCAGTTAATTGCGAACTGGAAATCAAACTGAAACCAAAACAGCAACCGAAAACAATCTGA
- a CDS encoding Rpn family recombination-promoting nuclease/putative transposase: MSIRSPRKLITFDWAMKRLLRSKANFEILEGFLSELLGEDITILEILESESNKESKLDKFNRVDLKVKNGKDEIIIIEVQYERELDYLQRMLYGTSRVITEHQQEGEPYATLVKVISVNILYFNLGHGSDYIYHGTTTFVGIHDNDKLQLDIRQQKQYGKMQINHIYPEYYLIRLNNFNSIAKTSLDEWIYFLKNEEIKDEFQAKGIQKAKRSFSLLSMSEAEQAAYARYQDDLRYQASLVESNYGLGLREGREAGITEGRVEGRVEGRVEGRVEGLVEGRVEGQARLLRKLLERRFGVLPEWATGRLSCATEQELEAWAEAILTAQTLEAVFTP, encoded by the coding sequence ATGAGCATTCGATCGCCACGAAAACTGATCACCTTCGACTGGGCAATGAAGCGCTTGTTGCGCAGCAAGGCTAACTTTGAGATCCTTGAAGGGTTTTTAAGCGAGCTGCTTGGCGAGGATATTACGATTCTTGAAATCCTTGAAAGCGAGAGCAATAAAGAGAGCAAACTTGACAAATTCAATCGTGTTGATCTCAAGGTAAAGAACGGCAAAGACGAAATCATCATTATTGAGGTGCAGTATGAGCGGGAACTTGATTATCTGCAACGGATGCTGTATGGGACGTCGCGAGTCATAACCGAACATCAGCAGGAGGGTGAGCCCTATGCAACGCTGGTCAAGGTTATCTCGGTAAACATCCTCTATTTTAATCTTGGCCATGGCAGTGACTATATCTATCATGGTACGACGACGTTTGTTGGCATACACGATAACGACAAACTGCAGCTCGACATCCGACAGCAGAAGCAGTATGGGAAGATGCAGATAAACCACATTTATCCTGAATACTACCTCATCAGGCTGAACAACTTTAACAGCATCGCGAAAACATCGCTTGACGAGTGGATCTACTTTCTGAAGAACGAAGAGATCAAGGATGAGTTTCAGGCCAAAGGGATCCAGAAGGCAAAGCGGTCGTTTTCTCTTCTCAGTATGTCTGAAGCAGAACAGGCGGCCTACGCCCGTTATCAGGATGATCTTCGTTACCAGGCCAGTCTTGTAGAGTCGAACTATGGTCTTGGCCTTCGGGAAGGGAGAGAAGCCGGGATTACTGAAGGCCGCGTTGAAGGCCGTGTTGAAGGCCGCGTAGAGGGTCGAGTTGAAGGCTTGGTTGAGGGTCGCGTAGAGGGTCAAGCCCGGCTGTTGAGAAAGTTGCTGGAGCGTCGTTTTGGTGTGCTGCCAGAGTGGGCAACCGGGAGATTAAGCTGCGCAACTGAACAGGAGCTGGAGGCATGGGCCGAAGCCATCCTCACCGCACAGACACTGGAAGCGGTTTTCACTCCGTGA
- a CDS encoding Rpn family recombination-promoting nuclease/putative transposase, with product MNIRSPRKLITFDWAMKRLLRSKANFEILEGFLSELLGEDITILDILESESNKESKLDKFNRVDLKVKNGKDEIIIIEVQYERELDYLQRMLYGTSRVITEHQQEGEPYSKLVKVISVNILYFDLGHGSDYIYHGTTTFVGIHDNDKLQLDIRQQKQYGKMQINHIYPEYYLIRLNNFNSIAKTSLDEWIYFLKNEEIKDEFQAKGIQKAKRSFSILSMSEAEQAAYARYQDDLRYQASLVESNYGLGLREGREAGITEGIEKGIEQGLKKGIEQGIEQGIEQGIERGIERGKLEVAKRLLDKGMSVEEAAEAAGISANMLKRYIVSPDV from the coding sequence ATGAACATTCGATCGCCACGAAAACTGATCACCTTCGACTGGGCAATGAAGCGCCTGTTGCGCAGCAAGGCTAACTTTGAGATCCTTGAAGGTTTTTTGAGCGAGCTGCTTGGCGAGGATATTACGATTCTTGACATCCTTGAAAGCGAGAGCAATAAAGAGAGCAAACTTGACAAATTCAATCGTGTTGATCTCAAGGTAAAGAACGGCAAAGACGAAATCATCATTATTGAGGTGCAGTATGAGCGGGAACTTGATTATCTGCAACGGATGCTGTATGGGACATCGCGAGTTATAACCGAACATCAGCAGGAGGGTGAGCCCTATTCAAAGCTGGTCAAGGTTATCTCGGTAAACATCCTCTATTTTGATCTTGGCCATGGCAGTGACTATATCTATCATGGTACGACGACGTTTGTTGGCATACACGATAACGATAAACTGCAGCTCGACATCCGGCAGCAGAAGCAGTATGGGAAGATGCAGATAAACCACATTTATCCTGAATACTATCTCATCAGGCTGAACAACTTTAACAGTATAGCAAAAACATCGCTTGACGAATGGATCTACTTTCTGAAGAACGAAGAGATCAAGGATGAGTTTCAGGCCAAAGGGATTCAGAAGGCAAAGCGGTCGTTTTCCATCCTCAGTATGTCTGAAGCAGAACAGGCGGCCTACGCCCGTTATCAGGATGATCTTCGTTACCAGGCCAGTCTTGTGGAGTCGAACTATGGTCTTGGCCTTCGGGAAGGGAGAGAAGCCGGGATTACTGAAGGAATTGAGAAAGGTATTGAACAGGGCTTAAAAAAAGGAATTGAGCAGGGAATTGAGCAGGGAATTGAGCAGGGAATTGAGCGGGGAATTGAGCGGGGGAAACTTGAAGTGGCCAAACGGTTGCTTGATAAGGGAATGAGCGTTGAAGAGGCGGCAGAGGCTGCGGGAATAAGCGCTAACATGTTGAAGAGATATATCGTCTCCCCCGATGTTTAG
- a CDS encoding Rpn family recombination-promoting nuclease/putative transposase — MFLKDRYINPFTDFGFKKIFGSEVNKELLIAFLNTLLPPEAGTVADLSFLPNEQVGRSEYDRRAIFDLYCENEKGEKFIVEMQRAKQNYFKDRSVFYATFPIQQQAQSGDWNFCLKAVYMVGILDFVFDVDKADDAVVHHEVRLIDRSTGAVFYDKLTFIYLELPKFLKTIDELVTDFDKWCFLLRHLPELTDRPARLQEKVFLKVFELAEIAQYSSVEAAAYEESLKVYRDLKNVVDTAFDEGIAEGIVKGKAEGIAEGIQQKALEDAKRFKDAGVDIETIARCTGLPVTLVEGL, encoded by the coding sequence ATGTTTCTAAAAGATCGTTATATAAATCCGTTTACTGATTTTGGTTTCAAGAAGATTTTTGGCTCTGAAGTAAACAAGGAGCTGCTTATTGCGTTTCTGAACACGCTCTTGCCTCCGGAGGCGGGAACCGTTGCAGATCTTTCCTTTTTGCCCAATGAACAGGTTGGGCGCAGTGAATATGACCGCCGGGCGATCTTTGATCTCTACTGTGAAAACGAAAAAGGGGAAAAATTCATTGTTGAGATGCAGCGGGCGAAGCAGAACTATTTTAAAGATCGTTCGGTTTTTTATGCCACTTTCCCGATTCAGCAGCAGGCGCAGAGTGGAGATTGGAATTTCTGCCTGAAGGCGGTCTACATGGTCGGTATTCTCGATTTTGTTTTTGATGTGGATAAAGCCGATGATGCTGTGGTTCATCACGAGGTGAGACTGATCGATCGTTCAACGGGTGCAGTTTTTTATGACAAACTCACCTTTATTTATCTCGAACTGCCTAAGTTCCTGAAGACGATTGATGAGCTTGTTACTGATTTCGACAAGTGGTGTTTTCTGCTTCGGCACCTCCCTGAGCTCACTGATCGTCCAGCCCGTCTTCAGGAAAAGGTATTTCTTAAAGTATTTGAACTGGCGGAAATTGCACAGTATTCGAGTGTGGAAGCAGCGGCTTATGAAGAGAGCCTCAAGGTCTATCGTGATCTGAAGAATGTTGTCGATACGGCGTTTGATGAGGGTATAGCCGAGGGTATCGTGAAGGGCAAGGCTGAGGGAATAGCCGAAGGCATTCAGCAAAAGGCACTGGAAGATGCCAAAAGGTTTAAAGATGCAGGTGTTGATATCGAAACGATTGCACGTTGTACCGGCCTGCCGGTTACTCTTGTGGAGGGGCTGTGA
- a CDS encoding Rpn family recombination-promoting nuclease/putative transposase — protein MNIRSPRKLITFDWAMKRLLRSKANFEILEGFLSELLGEDITILEILESESNKESKLDKFNRVDLKVKNGKDEIIIIEVQYERELDYLQRMLYGTSRVITEHQQEGEPYATLVKVISVNILYFNLGHGSDYIYHGTTTFVGIHDNDKLQLDIRQQKQYGKMQINHIYPEYYLIRLNNFNSIAKTSLDEWIYFLKNEEIKDEFQAKGIQKAKRSFSILSMSEAEQAAYARYQDDLRYQASLVESNYGLGLREGREAGITEGRVEGRVEGQTRLLRKLLERRFGVLPEWATKRLSCASEQELEAWAEAILTAQTLEAVFTP, from the coding sequence ATGAACATTCGATCGCCACGAAAACTGATCACCTTCGACTGGGCAATGAAGCGCCTGTTGCGCAGCAAGGCTAACTTTGAGATCCTTGAAGGGTTTTTAAGCGAGCTGCTTGGCGAGGATATTACGATTCTTGAAATCCTTGAAAGCGAGAGCAATAAAGAGAGCAAACTTGACAAATTCAATCGTGTTGATCTCAAGGTAAAGAACGGCAAAGACGAAATCATCATTATTGAGGTGCAGTATGAGCGGGAACTTGATTATCTGCAACGGATGCTGTATGGGACATCGCGAGTGATAACCGAACATCAGCAGGAGGGTGAGCCCTATGCAACGCTGGTCAAGGTTATCTCGGTAAACATCCTCTATTTTAATCTTGGCCATGGCAGTGACTATATCTATCATGGTACGACGACGTTTGTTGGCATACACGATAACGATAAACTGCAACTCGACATCCGACAGCAGAAGCAGTATGGGAAGATGCAGATAAACCATATTTATCCTGAATACTACCTCATCAGGCTGAACAACTTTAACAGCATAGCAAAAACATCGCTTGACGAGTGGATCTACTTTCTGAAGAACGAAGAGATCAAGGATGAGTTTCAGGCCAAAGGGATCCAGAAGGCAAAGCGGTCGTTTTCCATCCTCAGTATGTCTGAAGCAGAACAGGCGGCCTACGCCCGTTATCAGGATGATCTTCGTTACCAGGCCAGTCTTGTGGAGTCGAACTATGGTCTTGGCCTTCGGGAAGGGAGAGAAGCCGGGATTACTGAAGGCCGTGTTGAGGGCCGCGTAGAGGGTCAAACCCGGCTGTTGAGAAAGTTGCTGGAGCGTCGTTTTGGTGTGCTGCCAGAGTGGGCAACCAAGAGATTAAGCTGCGCAAGTGAACAGGAGCTGGAGGCATGGGCTGAAGCCATCCTCACCGCACAGACACTGGAAGCGGTTTTCACTCCGTGA
- a CDS encoding helix-turn-helix transcriptional regulator: protein MDDLKYQPVPYNVEEEICKNLQDENFRREYEALEPKYALIRELLSARQLSGMTQEAVALKIGTTKSAISRLESGSKHSPSLTTLRKYAEAVNCELEIKLKPKQQPKTI from the coding sequence ATGGATGATCTGAAATACCAGCCAGTACCATACAATGTTGAGGAGGAGATATGCAAAAACCTTCAAGACGAGAATTTTCGCAGAGAATATGAAGCACTGGAACCAAAATACGCATTGATCAGGGAGCTGTTATCTGCACGACAGCTCTCAGGCATGACGCAAGAAGCTGTGGCTCTGAAAATCGGGACGACCAAAAGTGCCATCTCCAGACTGGAATCCGGCAGCAAGCATTCTCCCTCTCTTACCACACTGAGAAAATACGCTGAAGCAGTTAATTGCGAACTGGAAATCAAACTGAAACCAAAACAGCAACCGAAAACGATCTGA
- a CDS encoding type II toxin-antitoxin system RelE/ParE family toxin encodes MIILHTFIKKTQSTPHKELQVARKRLEAVNNG; translated from the coding sequence ATTATAATCCTGCATACTTTTATTAAAAAAACTCAGTCAACTCCGCATAAAGAGCTTCAAGTTGCCAGAAAAAGATTAGAGGCGGTTAACAATGGATGA
- a CDS encoding type II toxin-antitoxin system RelE/ParE family toxin, translating to MSYEIEYFHPSIKEDIEEWPSSIKADYRRISLLLKEYGPNVRMPHTKAMGDGLFEMRPKGRDGIGRALYCYLT from the coding sequence ATGAGTTATGAAATCGAATACTTCCATCCCAGCATTAAAGAGGATATTGAGGAATGGCCCAGCAGCATTAAGGCTGATTACAGGAGGATTTCACTTCTTTTGAAGGAATACGGGCCAAATGTGAGAATGCCCCACACCAAAGCGATGGGGGACGGCCTTTTTGAAATGAGGCCGAAAGGTCGAGATGGTATTGGCAGAGCGCTCTATTGCTATCTAACCTGA
- the nadS gene encoding NadS family protein translates to MEEILFSELLKSLKEANDIAEGMSEASRRFEITLPDVQSVREQIGLSQDEFASMMRVSVRTLQNWEKHRRNPTGSAAALLKIVVAAPDVALKSLHS, encoded by the coding sequence ATGGAAGAGATACTATTTTCTGAGTTGCTTAAGAGCTTGAAAGAAGCCAACGATATTGCTGAAGGTATGTCAGAGGCTTCGCGCCGTTTTGAGATTACTCTGCCGGATGTTCAGTCAGTACGTGAGCAAATTGGGTTATCCCAAGATGAGTTTGCCTCAATGATGCGGGTTAGCGTCAGGACGCTGCAAAATTGGGAAAAGCATCGTCGTAACCCGACTGGTTCCGCTGCGGCTCTGCTCAAGATTGTAGTCGCAGCACCGGATGTGGCTCTTAAATCATTGCATTCGTGA
- a CDS encoding type II toxin-antitoxin system VapC family toxin, with product MIVLDTHIWVKWIIDGNPALSEKIVNAMRVDCHWTVSAISCFEVSLLVKRGKLQLLLPVEDWIKEVLENSGIDSLPVTCDIMHKAAMLSEIHRDPADRIIIAAALVYDAKLASIDSVFPDYMELQGRLFGK from the coding sequence ATGATCGTGCTTGATACGCATATTTGGGTGAAATGGATTATTGACGGTAATCCAGCTCTGTCAGAAAAAATTGTCAATGCAATGAGGGTTGATTGTCATTGGACTGTTTCAGCTATATCCTGCTTTGAGGTTTCTTTGTTGGTTAAACGTGGCAAGCTTCAGTTGCTCCTACCCGTTGAAGATTGGATAAAGGAAGTGCTTGAAAATTCAGGTATTGATTCACTTCCTGTTACCTGTGATATTATGCATAAAGCCGCTATGCTTTCCGAAATTCACAGGGATCCAGCAGACCGGATAATTATCGCGGCTGCTCTTGTTTATGATGCAAAACTGGCAAGTATAGATTCTGTATTTCCGGATTACATGGAACTGCAAGGCAGATTGTTCGGTAAATGA
- a CDS encoding PEP-CTERM sorting domain-containing protein has protein sequence MKKKLIAFSALLAWLFLSGSAEAGTVLTYNDFSSTSGYTRYGTAVNSGNDLQLTSINVEKRAGSVFFHTPVDVTSFNSSFSFSFDGTSTNGADGLVFVIKNKESSNLGGTGGLLGYDGINRSVGVEIDTHRNDPGVKYNDIDHNHIGIDINGNIRSESQASVSQTFNSNGIWYTWLDYDGAILSVYLNQLNSKPGSATLTYGSSATPFVISREIGSSSGLVGFTAATGAVTQTALLKSFNHNSPNPEPSTYVLMGVGALIAGIAARKKIVSRQVIE, from the coding sequence ATGAAAAAAAAACTGATTGCTTTTTCAGCCCTGCTTGCCTGGTTGTTTTTGTCGGGTAGTGCTGAAGCCGGGACGGTGTTGACTTATAATGATTTTTCGTCAACATCGGGTTATACGCGTTATGGTACCGCTGTAAATTCCGGAAACGATTTGCAACTTACCTCTATTAATGTAGAAAAAAGAGCTGGAAGTGTCTTTTTTCATACACCTGTCGATGTTACCAGCTTCAATTCGTCTTTTTCATTTTCCTTTGATGGCACTTCTACTAATGGTGCTGATGGATTGGTGTTTGTGATCAAGAATAAAGAAAGTTCCAATCTTGGCGGGACTGGTGGATTGTTAGGATATGATGGGATTAATAGAAGTGTTGGCGTTGAGATTGATACCCATCGTAATGATCCCGGAGTCAAATATAATGACATTGACCACAACCACATTGGTATCGATATTAACGGTAATATAAGGAGCGAATCACAAGCATCAGTATCACAAACATTTAACAGTAATGGTATCTGGTATACGTGGCTTGACTATGATGGAGCAATATTGTCGGTATACCTCAATCAGCTGAATTCAAAACCAGGATCAGCTACTCTTACGTATGGAAGTAGTGCAACGCCATTTGTTATCAGTCGCGAAATAGGCTCTTCGTCTGGATTGGTAGGGTTTACTGCTGCAACAGGTGCTGTTACTCAAACAGCCTTATTGAAATCATTTAATCATAATTCTCCGAATCCCGAACCATCTACCTATGTGTTGATGGGGGTAGGGGCGTTGATCGCCGGAATTGCAGCGAGGAAAAAGATAGTGTCGAGACAAGTGATAGAATAG
- a CDS encoding PEP-CTERM sorting domain-containing protein — MTFIRWFRSVVRHKFISYLAGFAIVLAVHPCQGIAATEVITFYVSDNNISDPSALFGALPSDGYSVSSSYRLSEGSTSTSFTDLYSSSSATFTVGGDSGLKEGYRDAPELLKHDASTSKSGVGEAKISFDGLMANEQYSVVVYSQGQNDVRHTFITNLSIRVGSGTYSSIGTLTTDHLTTYRANGNYLTYDFTTDETGKAYVAFYTNPGNTLNRAGINAVQLVYGKSPTPEPSTYVLMGVGALIAGMVAWKKNLLIAKGK; from the coding sequence ATGACTTTTATTCGTTGGTTTCGTTCCGTTGTAAGACATAAGTTTATCAGCTATTTAGCAGGTTTTGCTATTGTTCTTGCGGTTCATCCCTGCCAAGGTATAGCTGCAACAGAGGTTATCACCTTCTATGTATCAGATAACAACATCTCGGATCCAAGTGCTCTTTTTGGTGCTTTGCCTTCGGACGGCTATAGCGTTTCGAGTTCTTACAGATTGAGCGAAGGCAGTACTTCAACATCATTTACGGATCTTTACAGCAGTAGTAGCGCTACATTCACCGTGGGTGGTGATAGTGGATTAAAGGAGGGTTATCGTGATGCTCCAGAGCTGCTTAAGCATGACGCATCTACTTCAAAGTCGGGTGTTGGTGAAGCAAAAATATCCTTTGACGGGTTAATGGCTAATGAGCAGTACTCTGTTGTTGTTTACAGTCAAGGGCAAAATGATGTTAGGCATACGTTTATTACGAATTTGTCGATAAGAGTGGGATCGGGTACTTACAGCTCGATCGGAACATTGACGACAGATCATTTGACAACCTACCGGGCAAACGGAAATTATCTTACCTACGATTTTACAACTGATGAAACAGGCAAAGCTTACGTTGCTTTTTATACCAATCCAGGAAATACTCTAAATCGAGCCGGCATCAATGCTGTGCAATTGGTATATGGCAAATCGCCGACTCCGGAACCTTCGACCTATGTGTTGATGGGGGTAGGGGCGTTGATTGCCGGTATGGTTGCATGGAAAAAGAATCTGTTAATTGCTAAGGGTAAATAG
- a CDS encoding transposase: MFQDEARFGRISDPRKCWAPAPLRPIVKLALVREYVYAYAAVSPQDGVIDWMLGGKMDTVSMGAFLRQVSHKHPEEFVMMVVDGAPSHRAEHLRVPKNMVLVKLPPYSPELNPVEHLWDELREKEFANRVFETLGAVIAQAARGLKKMEEHPDGLRSLTGWDWILKSI, from the coding sequence ATGTTTCAGGATGAGGCTCGGTTCGGAAGGATAAGTGATCCTCGAAAATGCTGGGCTCCAGCGCCACTTCGTCCTATCGTAAAGTTAGCTCTTGTAAGAGAGTATGTCTATGCGTACGCAGCAGTATCTCCGCAAGATGGTGTGATTGATTGGATGTTGGGCGGCAAAATGGACACAGTGAGTATGGGCGCATTTCTCAGGCAGGTCTCTCATAAGCATCCTGAAGAGTTTGTCATGATGGTTGTGGATGGAGCGCCTTCTCATCGTGCCGAGCATTTAAGGGTTCCAAAGAACATGGTACTTGTAAAGCTGCCACCGTATTCACCGGAATTAAATCCTGTTGAGCACCTTTGGGATGAATTGCGAGAGAAGGAATTTGCTAATCGGGTATTTGAGACACTTGGAGCTGTTATCGCACAAGCAGCGAGAGGACTGAAAAAAATGGAAGAACATCCTGACGGACTTCGGTCTTTAACTGGTTGGGATTGGATATTAAAATCAATTTGA
- a CDS encoding Rpn family recombination-promoting nuclease/putative transposase, with protein MFIKDRYINPFTDFGFKKIFGSEVNKELLIAFLNTLLPPEAGTVADLSFLPNEQVGRSEYDRRAIFDLYCENEKGEKFIVEMQRAKQNYFKDRSVFYATFPIQQQAQSGDWNFCLKAVYMVGILDFVFDVDKADDAVVHHEVRLIDRSTGAVFYDKLTFIYLELPKFLKTIDELVTDFDKWCFLLRHLPELTDRPARLQEKVFLTVFELAEIAQYKSVEAGVYKESHKVYRDLKNVVDTAFDEGIAEGIVKGKAEGIAEGIAEGIQQKALEDAKRFKDAGVDIETIARCTGLPVTLVEGL; from the coding sequence ATGTTTATAAAAGATCGTTATATAAATCCCTTTACCGATTTTGGTTTCAAGAAGATTTTTGGCTCTGAAGTAAATAAGGAGCTGCTTATTGCGTTTCTGAACACGCTTTTGCCTCCGGAGGCGGGAACCGTTGCGGATCTCTCCTTTTTGCCCAATGAACAGGTTGGGCGCAGTGAATATGACCGTCGGGCGATCTTTGATCTCTATTGTGAAAACGAAAAGGGGGAAAAATTCATTGTTGAGATGCAGCGGGCGAAGCAGAACTATTTTAAAGATCGTTCGGTTTTTTATGCCACCTTCCCGATTCAGCAGCAGGCGCAGAGTGGAGACTGGAATTTCTGCCTGAAGGCGGTCTACATGGTCGGTATTCTCGATTTTGTTTTTGATGTAGATAAAGCTGATGATGCTGTGGTTCACCACGAGGTGAGACTGATCGATCGTTCAACGGGTGCGGTCTTTTATGACAAACTCACCTTTATTTATCTTGAGCTTCCCAAGTTTCTGAAAACGATTGATGAGCTTGTTACTGATTTCGACAAGTGGTGTTTTCTGCTCCGGCATCTCCCTGAGCTCACTGATCGTCCGGCTCGTCTGCAGGAGAAGGTCTTTCTTACAGTATTTGAACTGGCTGAAATTGCGCAGTATAAGAGTGTGGAAGCAGGGGTTTATAAAGAGAGCCACAAAGTCTATCGTGATCTGAAAAATGTTGTCGATACGGCGTTTGATGAGGGTATAGCCGAGGGTATCGTGAAGGGCAAGGCTGAGGGAATAGCCGAAGGAATAGCCGAAGGCATTCAGCAAAAGGCACTGGAAGATGCTAAAAGGTTTAAAGATGCTGGTGTTGATATCGAAACGATTGCACGTTGTACCGGTCTGCCGGTTACTCTTGTGGAAGGACTGTGA